In Euphorbia lathyris chromosome 10, ddEupLath1.1, whole genome shotgun sequence, a single genomic region encodes these proteins:
- the LOC136209774 gene encoding small ribosomal subunit protein eS17-like: MGRVRTKTVKKSSRQVIERYYSKMTLDFHTNKKILEEVAIIPSKRLRNKIAGFSTHLMKRIQKGPVRGISLKLQEEERERRMDFVPEVSAIKSDQIEVDKETMDMLAALGMGDIPGLVQVDPVAVPTTQFGFGRGAGGPGRRF, encoded by the coding sequence ATGGGTCGCGTACGAACCAAAACAGTGAAGAAATCTTCACGTCAAGTGATTGAGCGATACTACTCCAAAATGACTCTCGATTTCCACACCAACAAGAAGATTCTCGAGGAGGTTGCAATCATCCCATCCAAGCGTCTCCGCAACAAGATCGCTGGATTCTCTACTCATCTCATGAAGCGGATCCAGAAAGGACCTGTTCGCGGGATCTCACTCAAGCTTCAGGAGGAAGAGCGCGAACGTCGTATGGACTTTGTCCCTGAGGTCTCCGCCATCAAGAGTGATCAGATTGAGGTCGATAAGGAGACTATGGACATGCTTGCAGCTTTAGGTATGGGTGATATTCCTGGCCTTGTTCAGGTCGATCCCGTTGCTGTGCCGACGACTCAATTCGGTTTTGGTAGAGGCGCTGGTGGACCTGGAAGGAGGTTTTAA